In Methanothermobacter sp. K4, one genomic interval encodes:
- the uvrA gene encoding excinuclease ABC subunit UvrA translates to MSGKIVIKGAREHNLQNIDLELPRDKFIVITGISGSGKSSLAFDTIYAEGQRRYVESLSAYARQFLGQMKKPEVDYIEGLSPAISIDQKTTRVNPRSTVGTITEIYDYLRLLFARIGKPHCYLCGREIEQQTSTQIVDRIMENDEGTRIIILAPVVRDRKGEHQRVFERLREQGFVRVRVDGEIRDLDEEFNLDRNRKHSVDVVVDRLAVRKDTEFRKRLADSVETALEMGEGTLRVLYHETGNERVYSEHFACPDCGINFEEISPRMFSFNSPHGACPECNGLGSKLEIDPDLVVPYPERSINEGAIVPWSRSGKRDNYYHQMLRAVAEHYGFSLDTPFGELDEEHRRAVLYGTDEKIQFVFQRKNRTYRVNRRFEGVIPRMERIYMETKSNYMRTYIGKFMSNHACPVCKGSRLRPESLSVTVGGKSIHDVVEMSVSEAHSFFEGLELTGREEYIAREILKEIRERLRFLIDVGLDYLTLSRSSGTLSGGEAQRIRLATQIGSGLVGVLYILDEPSIGLHQRDNMRLIETLKRLRDLGNTLIVVEHDEETILSADHVVDIGPGAGEHGGHVVAEGTPEEIMEDPASLTGAYLSGRETIPVPEFRRRPAGKYLTVRGARANNLKDIDVRIPLGVFTCITGVSGSGKSTLVNEILYRGVYERLHHKHMNAGEHNDIEGLEHIDKVVMIDQSPIGRTPRSNPATYTGVFTHIRELFAQTPEAKKRGYRPGRFSFNVKGGRCEACSGDGIIKIEMHFLADVYVPCEVCRGRRYNEETLEVRYRGKNIAEVLDMTVEEALEFFESIPQVRKKLQTLYDVGLGYIKLGQPATTLSGGEAQRVKLAKELGRKSTGKTLYILDEPTTGLHFDDIRKLLNVLGRLVDAGNTAVVIEHNLDVIKSADHIIDLGPEGGDRGGLVVAEGTPEEVAASGTHTGRFLRDVLSGVQNENIPVGQDTGK, encoded by the coding sequence ATGAGTGGAAAGATAGTTATTAAGGGTGCAAGGGAACACAACCTCCAGAACATTGACCTTGAACTCCCAAGGGATAAATTCATCGTTATAACAGGTATAAGCGGGTCAGGGAAGTCGTCGCTGGCCTTTGACACCATATACGCTGAGGGCCAGCGGCGATACGTTGAGTCCCTCTCGGCCTATGCAAGGCAGTTCCTGGGGCAGATGAAGAAGCCCGAGGTGGACTACATAGAGGGCCTCTCCCCTGCAATATCCATAGACCAGAAGACCACAAGGGTAAACCCCCGCTCAACCGTGGGGACCATAACAGAGATCTACGACTACCTTCGACTCCTCTTTGCAAGGATAGGTAAACCCCACTGCTACCTCTGCGGAAGGGAGATAGAGCAGCAGACATCAACCCAGATAGTGGACCGTATAATGGAGAACGATGAGGGCACAAGGATCATAATACTGGCACCTGTGGTGAGGGACAGGAAGGGCGAGCACCAGAGGGTTTTTGAGAGGCTCAGGGAACAGGGATTCGTAAGGGTCAGGGTTGACGGTGAAATAAGGGACCTTGACGAGGAATTCAACCTTGACAGGAACAGGAAACACTCAGTCGATGTGGTGGTGGACCGTCTTGCTGTTAGAAAGGACACGGAATTCAGGAAGAGGCTCGCCGATTCTGTTGAAACAGCCCTTGAGATGGGTGAGGGTACACTCCGGGTTCTGTACCATGAAACCGGCAATGAGAGGGTCTACAGTGAACACTTCGCCTGCCCTGACTGTGGCATAAACTTTGAGGAGATAAGCCCAAGGATGTTTTCATTCAACAGTCCCCACGGGGCATGCCCGGAGTGCAATGGGCTTGGAAGTAAACTTGAGATCGACCCTGACCTCGTTGTACCCTACCCTGAGCGCTCCATAAATGAGGGGGCCATAGTCCCCTGGAGCAGGTCAGGTAAGAGGGACAACTACTACCACCAGATGCTGAGGGCTGTGGCGGAGCACTACGGCTTCAGCCTGGACACCCCCTTCGGTGAACTGGACGAGGAACACAGGAGGGCCGTCCTCTACGGGACAGATGAGAAGATCCAGTTTGTATTCCAGAGGAAAAACAGGACCTACCGTGTTAACAGACGCTTTGAGGGTGTTATACCCAGGATGGAAAGGATCTACATGGAGACCAAGTCCAACTACATGAGGACCTATATAGGTAAATTCATGAGCAACCATGCATGCCCGGTCTGTAAGGGGAGCAGGTTGAGGCCAGAGAGCCTCTCGGTCACTGTGGGTGGAAAATCAATACATGATGTTGTTGAAATGTCAGTTAGCGAGGCCCACAGCTTCTTCGAGGGCCTTGAACTCACCGGTAGGGAGGAGTACATTGCAAGGGAGATCCTCAAGGAGATACGTGAGAGGCTGCGCTTTCTGATTGACGTGGGACTGGACTACCTGACACTTTCAAGGTCCTCAGGCACACTCTCAGGTGGTGAGGCCCAGAGGATAAGGCTTGCAACCCAGATTGGATCGGGACTCGTGGGGGTCCTCTACATCCTGGATGAGCCCAGCATCGGCCTCCACCAGCGGGATAACATGAGGCTGATTGAGACACTCAAGAGGCTCAGGGACCTGGGGAATACCCTGATAGTGGTTGAACACGACGAGGAAACCATACTCTCCGCTGACCACGTGGTTGACATTGGACCTGGTGCAGGGGAACACGGTGGACACGTGGTTGCAGAGGGGACACCTGAGGAGATAATGGAGGACCCTGCCTCCCTCACAGGGGCTTATCTGTCAGGCAGGGAAACAATACCGGTACCTGAATTCAGGAGGAGGCCCGCAGGGAAGTACCTCACAGTGAGGGGTGCCAGGGCCAACAACCTGAAGGACATCGATGTGAGGATTCCGCTGGGTGTCTTCACATGTATCACAGGTGTATCAGGTTCAGGTAAGAGTACACTGGTCAATGAGATACTCTACAGGGGCGTCTATGAGAGGCTCCACCATAAGCACATGAATGCAGGGGAGCACAACGACATCGAGGGCCTTGAGCACATCGACAAGGTTGTGATGATAGACCAGTCACCAATCGGCAGAACACCACGATCAAACCCCGCCACCTATACCGGGGTCTTCACCCATATAAGGGAACTCTTCGCCCAGACCCCCGAGGCAAAGAAGAGGGGCTACAGGCCTGGCAGGTTCAGCTTCAATGTCAAGGGGGGCCGCTGTGAGGCCTGCAGTGGTGACGGAATAATCAAGATAGAGATGCACTTCCTTGCAGACGTCTATGTACCATGTGAGGTCTGCAGGGGCAGGAGGTACAATGAGGAGACCCTTGAGGTAAGATACAGGGGTAAGAACATCGCAGAGGTCCTTGATATGACCGTTGAGGAGGCCCTTGAGTTCTTTGAGAGCATACCCCAGGTGCGTAAGAAGCTGCAGACGCTTTATGATGTCGGCCTTGGCTACATAAAGCTGGGTCAGCCAGCCACAACACTCTCAGGTGGTGAGGCCCAGAGGGTCAAGCTGGCAAAGGAACTGGGAAGGAAGAGCACAGGAAAGACGCTCTACATCCTTGATGAGCCAACCACGGGACTTCACTTTGATGACATCAGGAAACTCCTCAATGTACTGGGAAGGCTTGTGGATGCAGGTAACACAGCCGTTGTGATAGAACACAACCTTGACGTTATAAAGTCTGCAGACCACATCATCGACCTTGGACCCGAGGGTGGTGACAGGGGAGGCCTTGTGGTTGCTGAGGGGACACCGGAGGAGGTTGCTGCCTCAGGAACACACACCGGCCGTTTCCTCAGGGATGTCCTCAGCGGGGTACAGAATGAGAATATCCCGGTGGGACAGGATACTGGAAAGTAG
- the uvrB gene encoding excinuclease ABC subunit UvrB, producing the protein MMKFKLVSDYRPLGDQPKAIRSLVEGINSGMREQTLLGVTGSGKTFTIANVIEEVQKPTLVISHNKTLAAQLYEEFREFFPDNAVEYFVSYYDFYQPEAYIPQTDTYIDKEASINDEIDRMRHSATQALLSRDDVIVVSSVSCIYGIGAPADYGEFTLHLEVGSTIGREEILSSLVSMQYERNDVEFDRGQFRVRGDTIEINPIHGTPPIRIELFGDEVDSISTVHRVTGKRLQKLDRITVFPAKHFVIPEDRLQRAIESIEEELEDRLRELRARNKLLEAQRLEQRTRFDMEMLREMGYCQGIENYSMHLSGRKWGEKPNTLLDYFPEDFLTVIDESHVTVPQIRGMYNGDRARKETLVEYGFRLPSAKENRPLRFDEFQESISQVIYVSATPGKYELSRSQNIVEQIIRPTGLVDPEVKIRPVKGQVDDLLSEIRRRVDIGQRVLVTTLTKRMAEDLTDYYSRVGVRVRYLHSEIDTLERVEIIDDLRRGEFDCLVGVNLLREGLDLPEVSLVAILDADREGFLRSETSLIQTIGRAARNVNGQVLIYADRLTDSVKAAVETTNRRRKIQMEYNRRHGIKPRSTKRTLREKKEKEELKAEEIPRDELEVIIKDLEAEMREAARNLEFERAARLRDQIMSLKGSSSK; encoded by the coding sequence GTGATGAAATTTAAACTGGTATCAGATTACAGACCCCTCGGGGATCAGCCAAAGGCGATAAGGTCCCTCGTTGAGGGTATAAACTCCGGGATGAGGGAGCAGACCCTCCTGGGGGTCACAGGGTCAGGTAAGACCTTCACCATCGCCAATGTCATCGAGGAGGTCCAGAAACCGACGCTGGTCATATCCCACAACAAGACACTGGCTGCGCAGCTCTACGAGGAGTTCAGGGAGTTCTTCCCTGATAACGCAGTGGAGTACTTCGTGAGCTACTATGACTTCTACCAGCCAGAGGCCTACATACCACAGACAGACACCTACATAGACAAGGAGGCCTCAATAAACGATGAGATAGACAGGATGAGGCACTCGGCCACCCAGGCGCTACTGTCCAGGGACGACGTTATAGTGGTATCCAGTGTATCCTGCATCTACGGCATAGGAGCACCCGCAGATTACGGGGAGTTCACACTCCACCTTGAGGTGGGCTCCACCATTGGGAGGGAGGAGATCCTCTCAAGCCTTGTAAGCATGCAGTACGAGAGAAACGACGTTGAATTCGACAGGGGACAGTTCAGGGTCCGCGGTGACACCATAGAGATAAACCCAATCCATGGAACACCCCCAATCAGGATAGAGCTATTCGGCGACGAGGTGGACTCCATATCAACCGTCCACAGGGTAACAGGTAAGAGGCTGCAGAAACTGGACCGCATAACAGTATTCCCTGCCAAACACTTCGTGATCCCCGAGGACAGGCTCCAGAGGGCCATAGAGTCAATAGAGGAGGAACTTGAGGATCGCCTCAGGGAACTCAGGGCCCGGAATAAACTCCTTGAGGCCCAGCGCCTGGAGCAGAGGACGAGATTCGATATGGAGATGCTGCGGGAGATGGGCTACTGCCAGGGCATAGAGAACTACTCAATGCACCTCAGCGGCAGGAAGTGGGGTGAGAAACCCAACACCCTCCTTGACTACTTCCCCGAGGACTTCCTGACGGTTATCGACGAATCACACGTGACCGTCCCCCAGATAAGGGGAATGTACAACGGTGACCGGGCAAGGAAGGAGACACTCGTCGAGTACGGCTTCAGACTCCCCAGTGCAAAGGAGAACCGTCCGCTACGCTTCGACGAATTCCAGGAGAGCATAAGCCAGGTGATCTATGTCTCTGCGACCCCCGGTAAATATGAGCTCTCAAGGAGCCAGAACATCGTTGAGCAGATCATAAGACCCACGGGCCTCGTGGACCCCGAGGTAAAGATCCGGCCGGTTAAAGGGCAGGTTGACGACCTCCTCTCTGAAATAAGAAGGAGGGTTGACATTGGCCAGAGGGTCCTGGTAACCACCCTCACCAAGAGGATGGCAGAGGACCTCACCGACTACTACTCCCGGGTTGGTGTTAGGGTGAGGTACCTCCACTCAGAGATAGACACCCTTGAGCGTGTTGAGATCATAGACGACCTGAGACGTGGTGAATTCGACTGCCTGGTGGGTGTGAACCTCCTCAGGGAGGGCCTGGACCTCCCGGAGGTTTCACTGGTGGCTATCCTGGACGCCGACAGGGAGGGCTTCCTCAGATCAGAGACCTCCCTGATACAGACGATCGGGAGGGCCGCCAGGAACGTCAACGGCCAGGTGCTCATATACGCCGACAGACTCACAGACTCGGTTAAGGCCGCGGTTGAGACAACCAACAGGCGAAGAAAGATCCAGATGGAGTACAACCGCAGGCACGGTATAAAGCCAAGGAGCACAAAAAGGACCCTCAGGGAGAAGAAGGAGAAAGAGGAGCTTAAGGCTGAGGAGATACCCCGGGATGAACTTGAAGTAATAATAAAGGACCTTGAGGCCGAGATGCGTGAGGCTGCAAGGAACCTGGAATTCGAGAGGGCCGCGAGACTCAGGGACCAGATAATGTCCCTTAAGGGGTCCTCATCAAAATAA